CGCTCCAATACGGTCGCTAATTTTTCCATCCAGTTTGAGATGCGTGTAAAATATCTGGGGCTTGCTGTCTTCTGATTGCCCTGATTGAATTTCAAAATCTGTTTTGGTGGCCAGAGCTGCATTGCTCCGGGCAAAATCAGCAACAGGATACCTAATGTCACCAGCAGACCGATTGAAGCAATCAGTCCGAACATCGCGATGGGCGAAATCTGACTGACCATCAGAGACCCGAGTCCGATGGCTGTGGTGACCGCCGCCAGCAGGCAAGGTTGCCAGCCTTTGGAAAAGCCGGTACGGACTGCAGCATCTGCTTCCGTTTTCGTTTTGGCTCCGGACGCAAATAATTCGTCGTAGTAGTAATTCACCAGATGGACGCCTGCGGAAATCGTCAACACAAAAACCAAGGAAGGCGTAATAATCAAAACCGCATCCAGGGGTGTGCCGGAATAATAAACCATCGACAGGACAAGCCCTTGCCCGCATAAGCCAGCCAGCAAGATTGTGCCCGTCAACATCCAGGAACGAATACAAATCCAACAGAGACCGATCGCCACGATGGTCGACAACGCGCCAAACAGGTTCACGCTATGAATACTGGCACGGTCAATGGCCACACCATCAACGGGTGGACCGGTCACACGAAAGTCTTCGCGCGGTAACTGACAGACTTCTTCCGCAACTGTTAAGGCATGTTCGATGGATTGCTTACGTAGTTCATTCCCACGATCTGTTAAAATGATGACAGCACAACTGTCGTTTAAATCTTGACCGACCAGTGATCCTTCCAGCCGTTCCAGCGCTTCGTCGCGCGGCAGCTTTAATGGAGGCGATGTGAGTGAATTGACAACACCGGCCCCACTGACGATACGATCAAATAATGATTCGTGCGTCTCGCCGAAGTCCGTAGTGCGCGGCCCATTAATGGCGGCTTCGAACTCAATTAAGCGTGGATCATCAACCGTGCAACCAGGCCAGCTGATTAAGAGCAGATCATTACTCTCAAAGTGGTCTTTGAACTTATCATAGTTCTGTCGGGATTGCATGACAGGCGGCGCCCACTTCTCCGGGGCAATGCACATGCTTTCGACACTCTGGTGCGCACCATAAATCAAAAATGGTGAAACGAGTACCAATAAGATAACGGTCACGACATATCGTCGTACGTAACGAGGCTGTTTAGAAGTCATTGGACGATCTCTGAGTGAGGGGACAAAACAAGATCAATGGGTACATCTCGGGCCATCCAGCCCATGTGTACACAGCAAGTCTAGCTCACGACTTTTCAGTCGTCCGAAAAAATGACAGATTTTTTGCAGGCTCGCTCCCCTGCGCAATCAGCAAATCCCGCACAACAATCATCGACGTCGGTACACAAGCCGAATGACTATCGGTTCCGTCGCACATCGAGGTAAACGGCGATCAGAATCACGGCCCCTTTGACGATGTATTGCAGGGAATAGTGGACGCCGGCCTGATTCAGGCCTTTGTCGAGTATTCCAATAATAACGGCCCCAATCAATGTACCGAACATCGTTCCCCGGCCGCCGGTAAAGCTGGTGCCGCCCACCACAACGGCGGCGATTGCCGTCAGTTCAAACATCTCGCCTGATCCCGGTTCGGCAGAATAGAGCTGTGCGGTATGGATCATCCCGGCGACTCCCGCCATCAGCGAACAGAGCAGGTAAACCAGAATCTCGACGCGGACCACGGGAATTCCGGTATACAAGGCGGCTTCCCGATTGCCTCCCAGCGCATAAACGTGCTGACCAAAGCGGGTACGATGCAAGAGCAGTGCCATCAGAAAAAACAGCGTCAGCATAATGACCACAGGAATCGGGATCACATCAAACAGTCGGCCATTTCCGATTGCCAGAAAAAAAGTCTGTTGTTCTTCGATCGGCATCGGCAGTCCACTATTGAAGCGTAGCGCGCAGCCGCGAGCAATCAGCATTGACGCCAGCGTAATGATAAAAGGTGGCATCGCTGTCTTCGAAGCGGCAATGCCATGAAAGGTTCCAAAGATCGCGGCAATGCCCAGCCCCGCCAGCATCGCAGCAAAAACCAGAAATAGATTCTGAGAATCACCGGACAAAGCAGATAAGCAAAACACAGTCGTTGTGCCCACGAGCGCCACCATCGCACCGACCGACAGATCGATGCCTCCGATCAAAATAACCAGTGTCATTCCGAACGCCAGGATCGTATTGACGGAAATTTGCTGTGTCAGATTCAGCATATTTTCCGCAGACAAAAACGTAGGCACCCAGATCCGAAACAGCAGGAGTAAGATAATAATGGCGACCAGCAGCGGAACCATTTGTTTAACGACTTTCACTTGTTGCCCCTCCTGTCAGTTGCTGCATGATCTGCTCAGCGGACACTTTTTGTGCCTCGTAAATTCCGGTAAGGCGTCCTTCCCGGAATGTGCCCACTTTGTGCGAAATATTCAAGACTTCATCCAGATCCGAAGAAATTAAGATCAAAGCCATTCCCTGTTCCACCAACTCACCAATAATGCGATACATGTCTTCCCGCGCACCGACATCGATGCCGCGTGTCGGCTCATCCAGAATCAGAATTTTGGGTGGCTGTTCCATCCAGCGACCGACGAGCACTTTCTGTTGATTCCCTCCCGACAGATCTCGAACGGGTTGCTCGGCGTCAGACAAGCGGACCCCGAAGCGGCTGACCGCACGTTCGACG
This genomic interval from Gimesia alba contains the following:
- a CDS encoding efflux RND transporter permease subunit; the protein is MTSKQPRYVRRYVVTVILLVLVSPFLIYGAHQSVESMCIAPEKWAPPVMQSRQNYDKFKDHFESNDLLLISWPGCTVDDPRLIEFEAAINGPRTTDFGETHESLFDRIVSGAGVVNSLTSPPLKLPRDEALERLEGSLVGQDLNDSCAVIILTDRGNELRKQSIEHALTVAEEVCQLPREDFRVTGPPVDGVAIDRASIHSVNLFGALSTIVAIGLCWICIRSWMLTGTILLAGLCGQGLVLSMVYYSGTPLDAVLIITPSLVFVLTISAGVHLVNYYYDELFASGAKTKTEADAAVRTGFSKGWQPCLLAAVTTAIGLGSLMVSQISPIAMFGLIASIGLLVTLGILLLILPGAMQLWPPKQILKFNQGNQKTASPRYFTRISNWMEKLATVLERHSATVFLSSIVLMVVSAYGLLSIRSSVDVPSLFPAGSQVLDHYEFNEDRMGPLIPVEVVIEFDPDCKKTFLQRLRIIDDIEKTIKNIDGYTGTMSAATFGPNPVEHKGFESILRKVVTNKKLKENRQAVLDSVYLSENDGVESWRISARVPALQKIDYGAALAKLKTTLKPELEKYKADGVHLNAYYTGIMPLIHTVQQLILQDLTWSFLTAFLLVAIVIVIIQRSLWTGLLSMLPNVFPIVVVFGLMGWLDIPLDIGAVMTASVALGIAIDDTLHFLAWFRREKTLNRTSEEAIHSALKHCGRAMIHTTFICGLGLMVFGFSDFIPTQRFAWMMLALLTTALIGDLLFLPAMLMQPFAKHLQFAKSGLYGKLSVTPPSLSTK
- a CDS encoding ABC transporter permease, which produces MKVVKQMVPLLVAIIILLLLFRIWVPTFLSAENMLNLTQQISVNTILAFGMTLVILIGGIDLSVGAMVALVGTTTVFCLSALSGDSQNLFLVFAAMLAGLGIAAIFGTFHGIAASKTAMPPFIITLASMLIARGCALRFNSGLPMPIEEQQTFFLAIGNGRLFDVIPIPVVIMLTLFFLMALLLHRTRFGQHVYALGGNREAALYTGIPVVRVEILVYLLCSLMAGVAGMIHTAQLYSAEPGSGEMFELTAIAAVVVGGTSFTGGRGTMFGTLIGAVIIGILDKGLNQAGVHYSLQYIVKGAVILIAVYLDVRRNR